From the Pseudoxanthobacter soli DSM 19599 genome, one window contains:
- a CDS encoding lysophospholipid acyltransferase family protein — translation MGPRPSILMLRIRSVLFVVAFYAVLIGYLLTTWPFFLIPGRAPWRIVISWAQVSLFLQRWIAGTRVEFRGRENIPDGGFLIAAKHQSMWETFALIPCFPEADFILKKELLAIPVFGWCAARMGMIPVDRNGGRKALVAMCKDAKKVVDDGRQVVLFPEGTRRPPGAPPDYKVGIVFLYDKLGQPCLPVALNSGLFWPRRSWVRRPGTIVVEFLPPIEPGLDRSTFMSRLENEIETASDRLIAEALAAPNPPPVPESFARRTAAGPL, via the coding sequence ATGGGCCCACGACCGTCGATCCTTATGCTTCGCATCCGCTCCGTCCTGTTCGTCGTCGCCTTCTATGCCGTGTTGATCGGCTACCTTCTGACGACGTGGCCGTTTTTCCTCATCCCGGGGCGGGCGCCCTGGCGCATCGTCATCTCCTGGGCCCAGGTCAGCCTGTTCCTGCAGCGCTGGATCGCCGGAACGCGTGTCGAGTTCCGTGGACGGGAAAACATTCCGGACGGCGGCTTCCTAATCGCGGCAAAGCATCAGTCGATGTGGGAGACCTTCGCGCTCATTCCCTGCTTTCCGGAAGCCGACTTCATCCTGAAGAAGGAACTGCTGGCCATTCCGGTGTTCGGCTGGTGCGCGGCGCGCATGGGCATGATCCCGGTCGACCGGAACGGCGGCCGCAAGGCTCTCGTTGCGATGTGCAAGGACGCCAAGAAGGTCGTCGATGACGGCCGGCAGGTGGTGCTGTTTCCCGAGGGCACCCGCCGCCCGCCCGGAGCGCCGCCGGACTACAAGGTCGGCATCGTCTTCCTCTACGACAAGCTCGGCCAGCCCTGCCTGCCGGTCGCGCTCAATTCCGGGCTGTTCTGGCCGCGTCGGTCGTGGGTGCGCCGGCCCGGCACCATCGTCGTGGAGTTCCTGCCCCCGATCGAGCCCGGCCTGGACCGCAGCACGTTCATGAGCCGGCTTGAAAACGAGATCGAGACCGCGAGCGACCGCCTGATCGCCGAGGCGCTGGCCGCGCCAAACCCGCCGCCGGTGCCGGAAAGCTTCGCCCGCAGAACCGCTGCAGGCCCGCTGTGA
- a CDS encoding YdcF family protein: protein MVVGVTAVAIDFLHFVQTVATAERPQDSKADAIVVLTGGADRIPGGLDLLREGRAERMLISGVGRRVTENALIARAPDVAGFADCCIDLGREAADTIGNAAEARKWAEERGFHSLFVVTSTYHIPRTLAEFGAALPGRQLIPYPVPDPGIHLDHWYDRPKTVRVLVREYFKYLMVRLRLGAERIGLVSTANASPHLPPASPNPS, encoded by the coding sequence GTGGTGGTCGGCGTCACCGCGGTCGCCATCGATTTCCTTCACTTCGTCCAGACCGTCGCGACGGCTGAGCGTCCGCAGGACAGCAAGGCCGATGCCATCGTAGTCCTGACCGGCGGTGCAGACCGCATCCCCGGTGGCCTGGACCTGCTGCGCGAGGGCCGGGCGGAGCGGATGCTGATCTCCGGTGTCGGCCGGCGCGTCACCGAGAACGCGCTGATCGCCCGTGCGCCGGACGTCGCCGGGTTCGCCGATTGCTGCATCGACCTCGGGCGCGAGGCGGCCGATACCATCGGCAACGCCGCGGAAGCGCGCAAATGGGCCGAAGAGCGTGGCTTCCACTCGCTGTTCGTGGTGACGAGCACCTATCACATTCCGCGCACCCTCGCGGAGTTCGGCGCCGCTCTTCCGGGGCGGCAACTCATCCCCTATCCGGTTCCCGATCCCGGCATCCATCTCGACCACTGGTACGACCGCCCCAAGACCGTCCGCGTGCTGGTGCGGGAATATTTCAAGTACCTGATGGTGCGTCTGCGTCTCGGGGCCGAGCGGATCGGCCTCGTCTCCACCGCGAATGCCTCGCCGCATCTCCCGCCGGCCTCGCCCAATCCATCATGA
- a CDS encoding cell division protein FtsX, which yields MNGRAPSNARGTKSGKTAGMSAGAMAAADRKPPRLGSGQGRGAALGRKVLGRGAASAPIVPAASVPGRALTLVVAIMSYLACLTIGAVTVVQGAATDWSRDLTREVTIQVRPVDGVDMGEALDRASSIASAAPGIGTVQVLSNDETRALLQPWLGSGLDLDALPVPRLISVQVADPAKADLPALGAEIAQRVKGASLDDHSAWSAHMAAMAASVVAGGLIVLALVMTAMMLCVVFATRAAMAANREVVEVLHFVGAESRFIAREFQRHFWRLGLRGGLFGGGMAVVTYLAIGFADRNGAGTPEADQAHALFGSLSVGWLGYLATVLVAAFAAFLAAATSRLAVQGHLSRLS from the coding sequence ATGAACGGCCGCGCCCCCTCGAACGCTCGCGGAACGAAGTCCGGCAAGACCGCAGGCATGAGCGCAGGTGCCATGGCGGCGGCGGACAGGAAACCGCCCCGGCTCGGTTCCGGCCAGGGGCGCGGGGCGGCGCTCGGCCGCAAGGTGCTCGGGCGCGGTGCCGCTTCGGCGCCCATCGTTCCGGCGGCATCGGTGCCGGGGCGTGCGCTCACGCTCGTTGTCGCCATCATGAGCTATCTCGCCTGCCTCACCATCGGCGCGGTGACGGTGGTGCAGGGCGCCGCGACCGACTGGAGCCGCGATCTCACCCGCGAGGTCACCATCCAGGTGCGCCCCGTGGACGGCGTCGACATGGGCGAGGCGCTCGACCGGGCGTCGTCCATCGCCAGTGCCGCCCCGGGGATCGGCACCGTGCAGGTGCTCTCCAACGACGAGACCCGCGCCCTGCTCCAGCCGTGGCTCGGAAGCGGGCTCGATCTCGACGCGCTGCCGGTGCCCCGGCTGATTTCCGTGCAGGTCGCGGATCCCGCCAAGGCCGACCTCCCCGCACTCGGTGCGGAGATCGCCCAGAGGGTGAAGGGCGCGAGCCTCGACGATCACTCCGCCTGGAGCGCCCACATGGCGGCGATGGCGGCAAGCGTCGTCGCGGGTGGGCTGATCGTGCTCGCGCTGGTGATGACGGCGATGATGCTGTGCGTGGTGTTCGCCACCCGCGCCGCCATGGCTGCCAACCGCGAGGTCGTGGAGGTGCTGCACTTCGTCGGCGCCGAAAGCCGCTTCATCGCCCGCGAATTCCAGCGCCATTTCTGGCGCCTCGGCCTTCGCGGCGGTCTGTTCGGCGGAGGTATGGCCGTCGTCACCTATCTCGCCATCGGGTTCGCCGACCGCAACGGGGCCGGTACCCCGGAGGCGGATCAGGCCCATGCGCTGTTCGGCAGTCTTTCGGTCGGCTGGCTCGGCTATCTCGCCACGGTGCTCGTCGCGGCGTTCGCGGCTTTCCTTGCCGCGGCGACTTCGCGCCTTGCCGTGCAGGGTCACCTCTCGCGGCTTTCCTAG
- the ftsE gene encoding cell division ATP-binding protein FtsE, protein MIRFENVGLRYGMGPEVLRDLNFHIPARSFQFLTGPSGAGKTTLIRLLFLSLKPTRGLVRVFGRDLSTAPKSELPALRRRIGVVFQDFRLLDHLTTYENVALPLRVLEREESGYRHDVVELLRWVGLGERINAYPPVLSGGEKQRVAIARALITQPEVLLADEPTGNVDPPLARRLLRLFIELNRLGTAVVIATHDIGLMDQVDARRLVISDGRLEISE, encoded by the coding sequence GTGATCCGTTTCGAGAATGTCGGCCTGCGCTACGGCATGGGGCCGGAAGTGCTGCGCGACCTGAACTTCCACATCCCCGCGCGCTCATTCCAGTTCCTAACCGGGCCGTCCGGCGCCGGAAAGACGACACTGATCCGCCTCCTGTTCCTGTCGCTGAAGCCGACCCGCGGTCTGGTGCGGGTCTTCGGGCGCGATCTCTCCACCGCGCCGAAGTCGGAACTGCCCGCCTTGCGCCGCCGTATCGGCGTAGTGTTCCAGGATTTCCGCCTGCTCGATCATCTCACCACCTACGAGAACGTGGCGCTGCCGCTTCGCGTGTTGGAGCGGGAAGAGAGCGGCTACCGCCACGACGTCGTGGAACTCTTGCGCTGGGTCGGCCTCGGCGAACGGATCAACGCCTATCCGCCGGTGCTGTCGGGCGGCGAGAAGCAGCGCGTTGCCATCGCACGCGCGCTCATCACCCAGCCCGAGGTGCTGCTCGCCGACGAACCGACCGGCAATGTCGATCCTCCGCTCGCCCGCCGCCTGCTGCGCCTCTTCATCGAGCTCAACCGGCTCGGCACCGCCGTCGTCATCGCCACCCACGATATCGGCCTGATGGATCAGGTCGATGCGCGCCGGCTGGTGATTTCGGACGGCCGGCTGGAGATTTCCGAATGA
- a CDS encoding response regulator, with protein MARILLTEDDDSVRTFVRRALELDGHAVIEAGDGADAFDALQHMDLKFDLLVSDIVMPEMDGIALAHAARALSIDLPIVLMTGYADQREQAEDLAAIVHEVISKPFSLDDIRRAVGRALDHAAGIAA; from the coding sequence ATGGCCCGCATCCTGCTCACCGAGGACGACGACTCGGTCCGCACCTTCGTCCGCCGCGCGCTGGAGCTCGACGGCCATGCCGTCATCGAGGCCGGCGACGGCGCGGATGCGTTCGACGCCCTGCAGCACATGGATCTGAAGTTCGACCTTCTGGTCAGCGACATCGTCATGCCGGAAATGGACGGCATCGCGCTCGCCCACGCCGCGCGCGCCCTGTCCATCGATCTGCCGATCGTGCTGATGACCGGCTACGCCGACCAGCGCGAGCAGGCCGAAGACCTCGCCGCAATCGTGCACGAGGTCATTTCGAAGCCGTTCAGCCTGGACGACATTCGGCGCGCCGTGGGCCGTGCACTCGACCATGCGGCCGGCATCGCCGCCTGA
- a CDS encoding universal stress protein, protein MSIKDILAIIDLEGDRAACRLAASLALATDAHVTGLAPVADFVSPVYIGGPVPLEMIDDTREVAEDRAAAGLKAFDAILAETGARGQSATFSLMEGEGSGLVSVGRLCDLAVVGQDDPEAMEPAREALIETLLIEAGAPVLLTPRAYQGPFKLDKIVIGWDGGLTVSRAVRAALPLLKQACEIHVAVVDSGRGLGEDAGADLALHLARHGFKVQISRLSSLGRDVATTLIEQAVDSDADLIVMGGYGHSRLRQFILGGATSDMMRTMTVPVLMAH, encoded by the coding sequence ATGAGCATCAAGGATATTCTCGCCATCATCGACCTTGAGGGCGACCGGGCGGCCTGCCGGCTTGCGGCGTCGCTGGCGCTCGCAACCGATGCCCACGTTACCGGCCTCGCCCCGGTCGCGGATTTCGTGTCCCCGGTCTATATCGGCGGTCCGGTGCCGCTGGAGATGATCGACGACACCCGTGAGGTCGCCGAGGACCGCGCTGCGGCCGGGCTAAAGGCGTTCGATGCCATCCTCGCGGAAACAGGCGCGCGCGGCCAGAGCGCTACCTTCTCGCTGATGGAAGGCGAAGGCAGCGGCCTCGTCTCGGTCGGCCGGCTGTGCGACCTCGCCGTCGTCGGCCAGGACGACCCGGAGGCGATGGAGCCCGCCCGCGAGGCTCTGATCGAGACGCTGCTGATCGAGGCCGGCGCGCCCGTGCTGCTGACGCCGCGCGCCTATCAGGGGCCGTTCAAGCTCGATAAGATCGTGATCGGCTGGGACGGCGGCCTCACCGTCTCCCGGGCCGTGCGCGCCGCGCTTCCGCTCCTGAAGCAGGCCTGCGAGATCCATGTCGCCGTGGTCGATTCGGGTCGCGGTCTCGGCGAGGATGCGGGCGCCGACCTTGCGCTGCATCTCGCCCGCCATGGCTTCAAGGTGCAGATCTCCCGCCTGTCCTCCCTCGGCCGCGATGTCGCCACCACCCTGATCGAGCAGGCGGTCGACAGCGACGCCGATCTGATCGTGATGGGCGGCTACGGCCACAGCCGCCTGCGCCAGTTCATCCTGGGCGGTGCCACCAGCGACATGATGCGCACCATGACGGTGCCCGTGCTCATGGCGCACTGA
- the xseA gene encoding exodeoxyribonuclease VII large subunit: MDGDSVSDLDGPRGNIGEFTVSEIAFSVKRTIEDAYGHVRVRGEISGYRGPHSSGHAYFSLKDDKARIEAVVWRGVFQRLRFRPEEGMEVVATGKLTTFPGGSKYQIVIEALEPAGVGALMALLEDRRRRLAAEGLFDEVRKKPLPFLPRVVGVVTSPTGAVIRDILHRLSDRFQVEVLVWPVRVQGETAAAEVTAAIDGFNAMTAGGAFPRPDVIVVARGGGSLEDLWSFNEENVVRAAARSAIPLVSAIGHETDWTLIDHAADRRAPTPTGAAEMIVPVRADLIATVDDDGRRLSGAVRRLIEARRTLVRSAARGLPQPRDLVAPARQRLDLASARLAHGLTTARQIHRTRFERSASRLSPAGLMRTLDARRERLALDGRRLESGSLRLVARKRADLDAVARRLSPERLERAAADRKRRLEELSGRLEGAFTRSVERSRGRLQTALKLIDGLGHRAVLRRGYAILRDAADRPVHSVTAVSAGEALTVELSDGRIAAIAAGGGATPADPAPQQEAPKPKRSDAARPKKPGPGSQGSLF; encoded by the coding sequence ATGGACGGCGACAGCGTTAGCGATCTTGACGGGCCGCGCGGCAATATCGGCGAGTTCACGGTTTCCGAGATCGCGTTTTCGGTGAAGCGCACCATCGAGGATGCCTACGGTCATGTCCGCGTGCGCGGCGAAATCTCCGGCTATCGCGGCCCGCATTCGTCCGGCCACGCCTATTTCTCTCTGAAGGACGACAAGGCCCGCATCGAAGCCGTCGTGTGGCGCGGGGTGTTCCAGCGGCTGCGCTTCCGTCCCGAGGAGGGCATGGAGGTGGTCGCGACCGGCAAGCTCACCACCTTCCCGGGCGGCTCGAAGTACCAGATCGTCATCGAGGCGCTGGAACCGGCCGGCGTCGGCGCGCTGATGGCGCTGCTTGAGGACCGGCGGCGACGCCTTGCCGCCGAGGGCCTGTTCGACGAGGTCCGCAAGAAGCCGCTGCCGTTCCTGCCGCGCGTCGTCGGCGTCGTCACCTCGCCGACCGGCGCGGTGATCCGCGACATCCTTCACCGCCTGTCCGACCGCTTCCAGGTCGAAGTGCTGGTGTGGCCCGTGAGGGTGCAGGGCGAAACCGCGGCGGCCGAAGTCACGGCGGCCATCGACGGCTTCAACGCGATGACAGCGGGCGGCGCCTTCCCCCGGCCGGACGTGATCGTGGTTGCCCGTGGCGGCGGGTCGCTGGAAGATCTCTGGAGCTTCAACGAGGAGAACGTGGTGCGCGCCGCCGCGCGTTCGGCGATCCCGCTCGTCTCGGCCATCGGTCACGAAACCGACTGGACGCTGATCGACCACGCCGCGGACCGTCGCGCACCGACGCCGACGGGCGCGGCGGAAATGATCGTGCCGGTGCGCGCCGACCTGATCGCGACCGTGGATGACGACGGCCGCCGGCTTTCCGGTGCCGTCCGCCGCCTGATCGAGGCACGCCGGACGCTGGTCCGGTCCGCCGCGCGTGGCCTGCCGCAGCCGCGCGACCTCGTCGCGCCGGCGCGCCAGCGGCTCGATCTCGCGTCGGCGAGGCTTGCCCACGGGCTTACCACCGCCCGCCAGATCCACCGAACCCGGTTCGAACGTTCGGCCTCGCGGCTGTCGCCGGCCGGGCTGATGCGGACGCTCGACGCGCGGCGGGAGCGGCTCGCGCTCGACGGCCGGCGGCTGGAGTCCGGCAGCCTGCGCCTCGTCGCCCGCAAGCGCGCCGATCTCGATGCCGTCGCGCGCCGCCTTTCCCCGGAGAGGCTCGAGCGTGCGGCCGCAGACCGCAAACGGCGGCTGGAGGAACTGTCGGGCCGGCTCGAAGGCGCTTTCACACGTTCTGTCGAACGCTCCCGGGGGCGGCTCCAAACCGCGCTGAAGCTGATCGACGGGCTCGGCCACCGGGCGGTGCTGCGGCGGGGTTATGCCATCCTGCGCGATGCAGCCGATCGCCCGGTTCACAGCGTCACGGCCGTTTCCGCGGGCGAGGCACTGACGGTCGAACTGTCCGACGGCCGCATCGCCGCCATCGCCGCCGGCGGCGGCGCCACGCCCGCCGATCCGGCACCGCAGCAGGAGGCTCCGAAGCCGAAGCGAAGCGACGCCGCGCGGCCGAAGAAGCCGGGACCTGGCAGCCAGGGCAGCCTGTTCTGA
- a CDS encoding periplasmic heavy metal sensor yields MIVGTRTAVAVAAVLAVSLVVNFVGAGYLVGTFSHRPPPPPPPGVGFMMRAFPPEIRDAVRADNQNRPLVRQAARELNEARQQTFEAMRADPLDPARVKALFLVEQDKARGLMTIVQSSILRALETVPLTVRQEIGRGKNAMPPIPVDDGPPPPPPPPPPGEAP; encoded by the coding sequence ATGATCGTCGGCACCCGCACGGCGGTTGCGGTGGCCGCCGTGCTCGCGGTCTCGCTCGTCGTGAATTTCGTCGGTGCCGGCTATCTCGTCGGCACCTTTTCCCATCGACCGCCACCGCCGCCACCGCCCGGCGTCGGATTCATGATGCGCGCGTTTCCGCCGGAGATCCGCGATGCCGTGCGGGCAGACAACCAGAACCGCCCGCTTGTCCGGCAGGCAGCGCGCGAACTCAACGAAGCGCGCCAGCAGACCTTCGAGGCCATGCGTGCCGATCCGCTGGATCCGGCCCGCGTGAAGGCGCTCTTTCTGGTGGAGCAGGACAAGGCCCGCGGGCTGATGACCATCGTGCAGTCCTCGATCCTGCGCGCGCTCGAAACGGTGCCGCTTACGGTGCGGCAGGAAATCGGCCGCGGCAAGAACGCCATGCCGCCGATTCCCGTCGACGACGGCCCTCCTCCGCCACCACCGCCCCCCCCGCCTGGCGAGGCACCCTGA
- a CDS encoding RNA polymerase sigma factor: MAAFVQPFATFGRPDVAQTRTGKAGTGAARVATEMATGVRRTLGWHDTATGADVAADSLQNGTGGPAGSARAGEAGLHARPDAAMTFERVPDSDASSEAAAAGAAIAEVAAADPDIALIRAVAAGDEQALTALLRRHGARIRALAAGYSAAAGSADDVVQDTFWTIWRTASRFEDRGVKVASWITRIAVNRCIDLERRRKLRRFVGLEDAAEAADPDVGAERQLADRSRLAAVMDDIRALPARQRAAILIAAGGEHSTADIAESLGVTVGAAEQLLVRARRTLRMNLARREGEVR; the protein is encoded by the coding sequence ATGGCGGCGTTCGTTCAGCCCTTCGCGACATTCGGTCGACCGGACGTCGCGCAGACCAGGACAGGCAAGGCGGGAACCGGCGCGGCGCGGGTCGCGACGGAGATGGCGACGGGCGTGCGGCGGACCCTCGGATGGCATGACACAGCAACCGGAGCCGACGTGGCGGCGGATTCCCTGCAGAACGGCACCGGCGGCCCCGCCGGCAGCGCGCGGGCCGGCGAGGCCGGTCTCCACGCGCGCCCGGACGCCGCCATGACGTTCGAGCGGGTGCCGGATAGCGACGCCTCGTCCGAAGCGGCGGCGGCCGGCGCGGCGATCGCCGAGGTTGCCGCGGCCGATCCCGACATCGCCCTCATCAGGGCGGTTGCGGCCGGTGACGAGCAGGCGCTGACGGCTCTGCTCCGCCGGCACGGCGCCCGTATCCGCGCGCTCGCGGCCGGCTACAGCGCCGCGGCCGGCAGCGCCGACGACGTGGTGCAGGATACCTTCTGGACGATCTGGCGCACGGCCTCGCGTTTCGAGGACCGAGGCGTCAAGGTTGCGAGCTGGATCACCCGGATCGCGGTCAACCGCTGCATCGATCTCGAGCGGCGGCGAAAGCTGCGGCGCTTCGTCGGTCTGGAGGACGCGGCAGAGGCCGCCGACCCGGACGTCGGCGCCGAACGGCAGCTCGCCGACCGATCTCGCCTCGCCGCGGTGATGGACGACATCCGCGCCCTGCCCGCCCGTCAGCGTGCCGCGATCCTGATCGCCGCTGGCGGAGAACACAGCACCGCCGACATCGCCGAAAGCCTGGGCGTAACCGTCGGTGCGGCCGAACAGCTTCTGGTGCGCGCGCGCAGAACGTTGAGAATGAACCTCGCCCGGCGCGAGGGGGAAGTCCGATAA
- a CDS encoding helix-turn-helix domain-containing protein has protein sequence MADRDTPINNEPPALGKLLRDRRAHHGWTLADVSTMTGISTSTLSKIENGLLSPTFDKVLQLSRGLGVEIADLLDPPATDDRTPAVVVGRRSVSRQYDGQQLDTKYYTYRYLCSDVAHKRIIPIHIEIRARTIEQAGEMTSHVGEEFVHVLKGRVMLFSEYYEPIALETGDCVYLDSTMKHAYTSLTESPSEIMITCSSATPNLAQTLRQIIKDKILSEKK, from the coding sequence GTGGCAGACCGAGACACTCCGATAAACAATGAGCCGCCCGCGCTGGGGAAGTTGCTGCGCGACCGGCGCGCGCATCATGGCTGGACACTGGCCGACGTCAGCACGATGACAGGCATCTCGACTTCGACCTTGTCCAAGATTGAGAATGGCCTGCTATCGCCCACTTTCGACAAGGTGCTGCAACTGAGCCGGGGACTTGGGGTCGAAATTGCAGACCTTCTTGATCCTCCTGCGACCGATGACAGGACACCGGCTGTCGTCGTTGGCCGGCGCAGCGTCAGCCGGCAATATGACGGCCAGCAACTGGACACGAAATATTATACCTATCGATATCTTTGCTCCGATGTCGCTCACAAACGAATCATACCCATACATATCGAGATTCGCGCACGAACGATTGAGCAGGCCGGCGAAATGACATCACACGTCGGGGAAGAATTCGTGCATGTCTTGAAAGGCAGAGTTATGCTTTTCTCGGAATATTACGAGCCGATCGCGCTTGAGACGGGCGACTGCGTCTATTTGGACAGCACCATGAAGCACGCATATACGTCGCTTACCGAATCGCCGAGCGAGATCATGATTACATGCTCGAGCGCCACGCCGAACCTGGCACAAACTCTCCGTCAGATCATTAAAGATAAAATACTGAGTGAAAAGAAATGA
- a CDS encoding ABC transporter permease has translation MTAAERMTITLLWLIGALVFAALYGPAFMVVLLSFFDISREGIDWSSFGLQWYARLGDNPQMLAALGNTLLVGASAVALATALALGLAYYMKTGVRRGRALIELVIFLPFVLPAIITGISLLIAFRGLGLERGLLTVTVGHVVLVLAIIYRMVTIRLESLENSQIEASLDLGANNWQTFRHVVLPQLRSALVTSGLLAFTLSFDETLVTFFLVGGDATLPIRLWAMMRVGFTPEVNALVSIVLAVTITLAVLGAMSLKETMARK, from the coding sequence ATGACCGCCGCAGAGCGCATGACCATTACCCTGCTGTGGCTGATCGGCGCCCTGGTGTTTGCAGCGCTCTACGGCCCCGCGTTCATGGTGGTGCTGCTGTCCTTCTTCGACATCAGCCGCGAGGGAATCGACTGGAGCAGCTTCGGCCTGCAGTGGTACGCCCGGCTTGGCGACAATCCGCAGATGCTCGCCGCCCTCGGCAACACGCTCCTGGTCGGCGCCAGCGCCGTCGCGCTCGCCACGGCGCTGGCGCTCGGCCTTGCCTATTACATGAAGACGGGTGTTCGCCGCGGCCGGGCGCTCATCGAGCTCGTGATCTTCCTGCCCTTCGTGCTGCCGGCCATCATCACCGGCATCTCGCTGCTCATCGCGTTCCGCGGCCTCGGGCTGGAGCGCGGCCTTCTGACCGTCACCGTCGGGCACGTCGTGCTGGTTCTCGCCATCATCTACCGTATGGTGACGATCAGGCTGGAAAGCCTGGAGAACAGCCAGATCGAGGCCTCGCTAGATCTCGGCGCCAACAACTGGCAGACCTTCCGGCATGTGGTGCTGCCGCAGTTGCGGTCGGCCTTGGTCACCAGCGGCCTTCTCGCCTTCACCCTTTCTTTCGACGAGACGCTGGTCACCTTCTTCCTCGTCGGCGGCGATGCGACCCTGCCCATCCGCCTGTGGGCGATGATGCGGGTTGGCTTCACCCCCGAAGTGAATGCGCTCGTCTCCATCGTCCTCGCGGTGACAATCACACTTGCCGTTCTCGGTGCGATGTCGCTTAAGGAGACGATGGCGCGAAAATAA
- a CDS encoding ABC transporter permease — protein MADLSFAAPQAGPMRTGVPSRRRQLRRIALALVVYGLPVLLILVPLATFLLYSFWSTADGQLVKSFTLANYIDFLAKPVYRSVFTGTLWLAGIVATTSLIFGYIIAYLIWRLEGRLRYFLLLISVIPLAMNYIVKIYAMRNILGYNGPVNWLLIQIGVLDVPSKAFIYNQTAVMITMAVIYLPYAILPIFLSLERISPSLMAASADLGGRPGPTFVHVVLPLSLPGSIVGALFVMVLALGDYLTPQMVGGNQGFTFGRAIWSQFGMAFNWPFGAALAVVLLVSVVLIILVAAAISRHARVK, from the coding sequence ATGGCCGATCTCTCCTTCGCCGCGCCCCAGGCTGGTCCGATGAGGACGGGTGTCCCCTCCCGCCGCCGGCAATTGCGTCGCATCGCTCTGGCGCTGGTGGTGTATGGCCTGCCTGTCCTTTTGATTCTCGTGCCGCTGGCCACTTTTTTGCTTTACAGTTTCTGGTCGACCGCCGATGGCCAGTTGGTGAAGAGCTTTACCCTGGCTAACTACATCGATTTTCTGGCGAAACCGGTCTATCGCAGCGTATTCACCGGAACTCTCTGGCTTGCCGGCATCGTCGCAACCACCAGTCTGATCTTCGGCTATATCATTGCCTATCTGATCTGGCGTCTGGAAGGCCGCCTACGCTACTTTCTTCTGCTGATAAGCGTGATCCCGCTGGCGATGAACTATATCGTCAAGATATACGCGATGCGGAACATTCTCGGCTATAACGGCCCGGTCAATTGGCTGCTGATCCAGATCGGCGTGCTGGACGTGCCGAGCAAGGCCTTCATCTACAACCAGACCGCAGTGATGATCACCATGGCGGTGATCTATCTGCCCTATGCCATCCTGCCGATCTTCCTGTCGCTGGAGCGCATCTCGCCCTCACTGATGGCAGCTTCGGCCGATCTGGGCGGCCGGCCGGGCCCGACCTTCGTCCATGTGGTTCTGCCGCTCAGCCTGCCCGGCTCGATCGTCGGCGCGCTGTTCGTCATGGTGCTGGCGCTGGGCGATTATCTCACCCCGCAAATGGTCGGCGGCAATCAGGGCTTCACCTTCGGCCGCGCGATCTGGAGCCAGTTCGGCATGGCCTTCAACTGGCCCTTCGGAGCGGCGCTGGCCGTGGTGCTGCTGGTCTCGGTCGTCCTCATCATCCTGGTTGCGGCCGCCATCTCCCGTCACGCGAGGGTGAAATGA